The following coding sequences are from one Maniola hyperantus chromosome 7, iAphHyp1.2, whole genome shotgun sequence window:
- the LOC117983740 gene encoding zinc finger and BTB domain-containing protein 24-like — translation MSDQEEFEGEIEFLDEDADIVQQCVPNVEKRLIKADPGSQDSGSGSTRMLYELLVDRTDEKQDNLKRKRKNDDDSDYDPKEDMLNMLNRKKKRRSVVPQNVQRERIVEFVPKPQIKKDPFDFKMDLGARRKLQLKVPDYDDPLCLPVRALRKDPAELQKLRNWNNLCLEHFKSYDSLLRVDKHPTIASKRVVIFKNLHNRASGKVETTVSAKLSIENINGEKRTEVTQSVLPKYREKKLLNIRLTNPKKRRAFYKRDEAILTKEVDKGDESLVVYKPSESLSLVYKIFDNNGAEKQSVYDEEDRRYLKEVASCKVCAPCYQTSWRAFKTTDNKKILCSICKRPCISLYNMLAHMKSHSNAAVRACKKEIAQCLASAVEYHYKCKICDEKHLSIKALRLHVKTHKGTDSFRCEVCNRNIISQ, via the exons ATGTCTGATCAAGAAGAATTTGAAGGTGAAATAGAATTCTTAGATGAAGATGCAGATATTGTCCAACAATGCGTGCCAAATGTTGAGAAAAGATTAATCAAAGCTGACCCAGGCTCGCAAGATTCAGGGTCAGGCAGTACTCGGATGTTATATGAACTGCTCGTCGACCGTACTGATGAGAAACAAGACAATTTGAAAAGAAAACGTAAAAATGACGATGATAGTGATTACGATCCGAAGGAGGATATGCTTAACATGCTTAATAGGAAAAAGAAACGACGATCAGttgtgccccagaatgtacagcgCGAGCGAATTGTGGAGTTCGTTCCCAAACCTCAGATTAAGAAGGATCCCTTTGACTTCAAAATGGATTTGGGAGCCCGTAGAAAACTGCAATTAAAAGTACCCGATTATGACGATCCTCTGTGTTTGCCCGTTCGAGCGCTAAGAAAAGACCCTGCAGAGCTACAGAAACTTAGAAATTGGAATAATTTGTGTTTGGAACATTTCAAAAGTTACGACAGTCTGTTAAGGGTTGACAAACATCCAACAATTGCATCTAAAAGGGTTGTGATctttaaaaatttacataacAGAGCAAGTG GCAAAGTAGAAACAACAGTGTCTGCAAAACTTAgcattgaaaatataaatgGTGAGAAAAGAACGGAAGTAACTCAATCTGTCCTCCCTAAATACAGAGAGAAAAAGCTCCTTAATATCAG ATTAACAAATCCAAAAAAGCGTCGAGCATTCTATAAAAGAGATGAGGCGATATTAACAAAAGAGGTGGATAAAGGGGATGAATCACTTGTTGTGTATAAACCATCAGAGTCTTTGTCATTGGTCTACAAAATATTTGATAACAACGG TGCTGAAAAGCAGTCAGTATACGATGAAGAGGACAGGAGGTATCTGAAGGAAGTGGCAAGCTGCAAGGTGTGTGCGCCTTGCTACCAGACCTCGTGGAGAGCTTTCAAGACCACTGATAACA AGAAGATCCTGTGCTCGATCTGCAAGCGCCCGTGCATCTCGCTGTACAATATGCTCGCTCACATGAAGAGTCACTCTAACGCGGCCGTTAGAGCTTGCAAGAAAGAGATCGCGCAGTGTTTAGCCTCC GCAGTGGAGTATCATTATAAGTGCAAAATTTGCGATGAAAAGCATCTCAGCATCAAGGCCTTGCGATTGCACGTTAAAACACataaag GTACGGATTCGTTCAGGTGTGAAGTTTGCAACCGAAATATTATCAGCCAGTAA